The Hydrogenispora ethanolica nucleotide sequence TGACCCGGAGACTCGGCACGCTGCGCATCGACATCAACGAAAACACCATCAACCTCCTCTACCGCAACATCCACCTGGGCCAGACCGGCTACGTCTTCGTGGTCAACAAGGAAGGCTTTGTCGTTTCCCATTCCCAGAAGGAGAAGATCTCCCGGTCGCTCAGGAACGAGTCCTATTTCAAGCCGGTCTTCGACGGGAAAGAAGGATATTACCGCCGCAGCATCGGCGGCCGGGATATGTTGATCACCTATTACACTTCCGCCGATCAGGATCTGATCTACGTCGAGGTGATCCCCTTCGCCGAACTCCTGAAGGACACTATGTTCATCGGGCGGCTCAGCCTGACGGTGATTCTCATCGCCTCGCTGGTGGCCTTGGTGATGTCGTACCTGATCGCCTCCAAGGTGACCGACCCCATCAAGAAGCTGACCGGGCTGATGCAGCGGGTGGAGCGGGGCGATCTGGACGTGGTGATCGATATCGAACGCAAGGATGAGATCGGCGCCTTGGCCGCCAGCTTCAACAGTATGATCGGCCGGTTGAAGCGGTTGATCGACGAGGTGTACAAGACCCGGCTGAAGCGGAAGGAAGCCGAACTCAAAGCGCTGCAGGCGCAGATCGATCCCCATTTTCTCTACAATACCCTGGACACCATCTATTGGACCTCCCGCCAGGAGAACGCCTCCAAATCCGGGGAATTGGTGGAGGCCCTGGCCAAGCTGTTCCGCCTCAGCCTGAACAAGGGCAATGAGATCACCACCATCGAAAAAGAGGTGGAACACCTGGGCAGCTACCTGTTCATTCAGAAGATGCGTTACGACGAGGAGCCGCAGATCGAGATCGCCATCGATCCGCAGCTCTATCCGTACCACACCATCAAGCTGATTCTCCAGCCCCTGGTCGAAAACGCGCTGTACCACGGGATCGCCGAGATCGACGGGCCCGGAAAGATCCGGGTGACCGGCGCCGAAGTCTCCGGTGAGATCGTCTTTGAAGTCAGCGATAACGGCGTCGGAATGACCGACGCCAAGATCCGCGAGATCTTTCAGGAGAACGCCGGCGACCAGGGCGGCTATGGCCTCAAGAATGTCGACGAGCGGATCCGGCTGTATTTCGGCGAGCGCTACGGGATCGAGATCGACAGCGCGCCGGGCCGGGGAACCCGGGTGCGGGTGCGGATTCCAAAGTATATCGAAAGGAATGGAGCCAATGGCGTTGCTTAAGATTGTCATCGTGGACGACGAAAAAATGATCCGGGAAAGCATGGCCGCCACCTTTCCCTGGCACGAACTGGGGATCGAAGTGGCCGGAACCGCCGAGAACGGCCTCAAAGGCCTGGAGTTGGTGGCCGCCACCCGGCCGCACATCATTCTGACCGACATCCGGATGCCCCGGATGGACGGCCTGGAATTCATCAAAAGAGTCCGGGAAACCCTGCCCGACGTGAAGATCATCATTCTCAGCGGCTACGATGAGTTTTCCTACGCCCAGAAAGCCTTGCGCTACGGGGTTTCAGATTATATTCTGAAGCCGGTGGGCGCCAAAGAGCTGACCCGGGTGATGCAAAAACTGGTCCAGGAGATGGAAGCGGAATTCTCGGCCGAACTCTTTTTGGTCAAAGCGAAGCAAGAGATCGGCCTGGGGCTGGAGGCCTACCTGAACTCCATCC carries:
- a CDS encoding sensor histidine kinase, whose amino-acid sequence is MRKFRSELMLYFLLLILILLATVGGLQYSWTKRTTEKMVSDSTLETLKQIDKNMHSMLGYVQDISLFIIANNDARTFLKLKERSDIIMTRLYENFSNLTGAAFIASINIYGDNGLKLETEGPSRDLSGGIIAGYERRIPKSGYYMLTPTYRRNYQAVGEQYVISFYRQINDINDLTRRLGTLRIDINENTINLLYRNIHLGQTGYVFVVNKEGFVVSHSQKEKISRSLRNESYFKPVFDGKEGYYRRSIGGRDMLITYYTSADQDLIYVEVIPFAELLKDTMFIGRLSLTVILIASLVALVMSYLIASKVTDPIKKLTGLMQRVERGDLDVVIDIERKDEIGALAASFNSMIGRLKRLIDEVYKTRLKRKEAELKALQAQIDPHFLYNTLDTIYWTSRQENASKSGELVEALAKLFRLSLNKGNEITTIEKEVEHLGSYLFIQKMRYDEEPQIEIAIDPQLYPYHTIKLILQPLVENALYHGIAEIDGPGKIRVTGAEVSGEIVFEVSDNGVGMTDAKIREIFQENAGDQGGYGLKNVDERIRLYFGERYGIEIDSAPGRGTRVRVRIPKYIERNGANGVA